Proteins co-encoded in one Apteryx mantelli isolate bAptMan1 chromosome 4, bAptMan1.hap1, whole genome shotgun sequence genomic window:
- the LOC136991943 gene encoding olfactory receptor 5J3-like, which translates to MVKGNLTGVSEFTLQGFTDNPQLQAFLFVLLLLIYTVSLLGNLTIITLIRIEPRLHIPMYFFLCNLSFVDITYSSVIAPKTMVTLLAEKKVISFAGCVTQFFLHSFSINAEVLLLAVMAYDRFISVCEPLRYAVLISRKLCVQLVSASYLCGCINAVAHTASLFSLSFCGPNVINHFFCDIPPLQKLSCSDTRFAHMVHVVFSAVAGLSTVLAILISYLYIIMSILRIRCARDRWKTFSTCASHLSSVTLFYGSLFFIYLRPMSSSSADQYKVVSVFYTLIIPMLNPLIYSLRNKEMKDALRRTIAKTIITK; encoded by the coding sequence ATGGTGAAAGGAAATCTTACTGGGGTGTCTGAGTTCACTCTCCAAGGCTTCACAGACAACCCTCAGTTGCAAGCCTTCCTCTTTGTGCTGTTGCTCCTTATCTACACTGTGAGCCTGCTGGGAAATCTCACCATCATCACGTTAATCAGAATTGAGCCTCGCCTGCAcatccccatgtactttttcctctgtaactTGTCCTTTGTTGATATCACTTACTCCTCTGTGATTGCCCCCAAGACGATGGTGACTCTGTTAGCAGAGAAGAAAGTAATTTCATTTGCTGGTTGTGTCACACaattttttcttcactctttttcCATAAACGCTGAGGTTTTGctcctggctgtgatggcatacgATCGGTTCATATCTGTTTGTGAGCCACTGCGGTACGCAGTCCTTATATCCAGAAAACTCTGTGTTCAGTTGGTTTCTGCATCGTACTTATGTGGTTGCATTAATGCGGTTGCCCACACAGCTTCTTTGTTCAGCCTGTCCTTCTGTGGCCCCAATGTCATCAATCATTTCTTTTGTGACATTCCTCCCTTGCAgaaactctcctgctctgatacACGCTTTGCTCACATGGTGCACGTGGTCTTTTCTGCAGTAGCAGGGTTGAGCACTGTTTTAGCCATCCTCATCTCTTATCTGTATATCATCATGTCCATTCTGCGGATTCGCTGTGCCCGAGACAGGTGGAAAACCTtttccacctgtgcctcccacctgtCATCTGTCACCCTCTTCTATGGGAGTCTCTTCTTTATCTACTTAAGACCCATGTCCAGCAGCTCAGCTGATCAATACAAAGTGGTGTCTGTGTTTTACACACTGATAATCCCTATGTTGAATCCCCTgatctacagcctgaggaacaaggagatgaaggatgctctgaggaggacAATAGCAAAAACAATTATTACTAAGTAA